One Alnus glutinosa chromosome 3, dhAlnGlut1.1, whole genome shotgun sequence genomic region harbors:
- the LOC133863291 gene encoding uncharacterized protein LOC133863291: MLGLDQLAHDVPQDMASDDDHDDEHHPEDEVGEEHAGDPATEHIAFDHIRLMGYNPDGSIYFEVIKDPERNWVLPRGKKVVLQYNAATQPVGRACNRYRRAAGKMLRSGLSRRCGMP, encoded by the exons ATGTTGGGTCTTGATCAGTTAGCCcatgatgtcccccaggatatggcttcggatgacgatcatgatgatgagcatcacccagaagatgaggtaggcgaggagcatgctggtgacccagcgaccgagcacatagcgttcgaccatattcggctgatgg ggtataacccagacgggagcatctattttgaggtaattaaggacccagagagaaattgggtgctcccgaggggtaagaaagttgtgttgcagtacaatgctgcaacacaacccgtgggacgagcatgcaatcgttatagacgggctgcGGGTAAGATGTTGCGGAGCGG ATTAagcaggcgatgtgggatgccataa